The Malus sylvestris chromosome 3, drMalSylv7.2, whole genome shotgun sequence genomic sequence ATGAAAAGCTCAACATGGACTGGGCAATTCACATGACCTTAACAAAGGGTCAGTCCAAACATGATTGATAGGAAAGTTTTTAAGAAACTGATACTTTCCTATAACACTGAAAAAAAGATCTACCataataatactaaataagtaaaatcgttcataatataaGCATAAAACCTGAACTCTTGTCACGAACGTTGGCTGAAGATATAATACGGTGCACAAACCAATAATTCTGAGAAAAGATTTGGATGACATAACATACATTGAACTCAATATCATGTTTCCGTACAAGTGCCTCCACATAGCTTCCCAAACCAGCAGCTGATGATAGCAAAGAAATCAGCCCCTTCCCCATTCAGTTTGTTTAGATCATAAAAGGATATACATGTTGACAGATTTGAACAAATGAAATAAACGGCTATCACAATGTCTTAGTAATTCAAAATCTCAACTTGATGAAAGACAAAAATCAGTTATGTAAACCAGACCAGGATCAATGGGACCAGCAGTTGTCAGCGTTAGCCTCTGTCCTTCATAAATAATATCAACTTGCAAGACTCGCCCAACATCAAAAGGCTCTGGGGCATAAACTGATTTTATAGCTCCTGGTGCAGGGAAAGTTGAATGAGAAATGAATAAAGATCTTGACAGCAAATTGGTTATGGGTTGGTTGTAAAAAGATCTTAACAGCAAGAAATTCATCCACATTTTAGGCCAAATTTGGTCACACGTGCTCCAAGTTACTCAATATAATTGATGCACACATAGTCCATACACGTGGAAAGGGATGTCTTGAATATATAAAAACAAGCCTGTTCAAATCATTGAAGTAGGCCCTACAAAGATGTCCTCAACTTATTTGAGGGATCCCTCATCTGAAgctgatcatatatatacacatatacatacGAGCTCCTTCTTAGCAGGAATCCCGTTCTGCTGTAGTTCCTATATGGTAGAATACATggttcacacacacacacattcatacatacaaACATACACAGATATATTTAACAAATACACAGATATATTAACAATCAGTATTAATAGATCTAATGAAATGGTGAAGTATAAAATAATTACACACAAATATTAAGGGTATCAGTTTTAAACTTCACTCAACCATCTATTCTTAAACAATAAAAGAGGGTCGTGAATCCCATTCAGCCACTcttcatgaaaaattaaaagggtcCCTGCCATCTGTCCTACAACAAGCACAGTCCCAATATTTAAAAGacctaaaagaaaaataatcatGACCTTCAAAACGAACAAATATTAACAAGTGTCATTCtccgttttttttcttttgccggAGCTTTCAATGACACTGAAACAATAGGCAGTTTAGTGCAGCATTGCATGGTAAAGAGTGTAAAAGGAATCTTCGATCCTTCAAGCTTAGAGAGACAAGCCGAGAATATTTCTTCCACTGGAACAATAATGTTGCAAATAGGCCTCAGCTCATATGCCATCCAGCAATGTTAACCATTGAAGTTTAGCTGATAAATCAAGGTTTCAACAGAGTGCCCAACACTAAACTGGGCAAAGCCTAGCCAAATTCAGTACTAGGGTGAACTTTTTAGCTAGTGATGTGCATGCTACATAAGCTTGAGTATAGTTATTGAGTGAGTACATGATTGACGCAATTGATTAGTTAGAAATCTGACAGATAATCTGAAACTAGAGGCCATCCTGATTGCCTAAGGCTAGCTCCTCTTTACTAAGAATAAAGATGTATACACAAATCAAATCAATTAGTCCAGAACCATAAAGCAACGCTAAACATATCAAAGACAATCAAGTATATGCATGTCTGCATGATAAACATGGTTACGTGCACCTGGCATTGgtttattaaatttcatgtaCTTATTATATAAACACAGAAGCAAGCATGCAAGAGTGCGCGCACACACACTAAAGAAAGTTCTGGAGCTACACcaaacaaaatgaaaagaatacaaaTGAACATTTTGTGACACCACCATATTTATATAACACTGAACCAATTATTATCATGCCCTTCTTCACAAAGTCAATAGTAAGCATAAAAAAGACTATATACCTGATATAGACTCCTTCTTGCCACCTTGAGATGATACGCGATACCATTGAATCAAACATTTACAGAGTTCTGGAGCATCACCAGAGCAAGGCTGAATCCGCAAATATGACCCTAAAACTTCAGGGCCATCTAATTCAAATAATTCGGAAATTTTCTCCAAGCCCCTCTTGCTCATTGCCAGCTGAAACATACATAATGAAGACGTCAGAAATAAAGTGTACAAGCTAAAAAATCAGTCAACTATCATACTATCCCCCGATCCCCAACTCTATGATACTTCATGCTATGTAAACATTCAGAACATGAACATATTCTGTGTGATTACTAAGTACTCATTCTCCAATTTACCAATTTTCTATGATTAAAGGAGATTACTTTATTTTCTTGGTGAATTAAGCAACTAATAATCGATGCAAGAACTTTACTTTATTTTCTTGGTGAATTAAGCAACTAATAATCGATGCAAGAACTTTAGCATTTCATTAAGTGTAGACACAATTTCcaaaaagaaatcaaagagcACAGGCAAGCTTAGTGTTGCCAGCTAGCTTTCTGTACAATATGTATTAGGatcttagaaagaaaaaaataaacgtATTAAGACCTGTAGCTGTAGGCAACCATGGGCTACtagaataagtaaaataactcCAGAAGCTTGGGGATGGGTCTCAGCTCACTTATCGAGTTGTTTTATGCCATCTACCAGCACTTAAAACCCATCAAACCAAAAAAGGGCCCATTTAAAGCCTGATCCAAATATGATCTGGAAAAGCATTCCTGGGACCAAAACTCTTTAACTAGAGTCCCAAATTTCTAAATTCTGCCATGACGAAGGAGTACTGATACTACTAGACTTTAGATGTCTAAATTCATAAATCCACACTGATCTAATAAAGGAGCAAGAGTTGATGTAAACCTGGTTGACCAGAAATATGCCGAACCAAGAAAATCCGTTTCCTTCTAGCTTTATTCGGCAATTAATATATGGGAAGCTTTCGATTATATAATCAAAAGAAGACGAAAATTACGAATATAAttcttttaattatataatCAAGTTCAATTGGAACATGAAgcggacaaaataaaaaaagaaaatttgctaATAAGCAAAGTTTTCTATCCTATTTGGAGGTTCACGATCtacttatttttgttttgcattTAGTACTCGCTGACAGAGAAATCCTTAATTGCTTTGCTAGAGAACCAGACTATACTAAAAAAATTCACATCAAGTTTcctcaaaaagaaaagaacaactTGTGTTCTTATATCTAAAAAATTATTCTTCGGGTTTCTTCATATTTTGTTCCAAAAAAGTAATTGCTTCTTGCTGCCTAAAACCTCAAGGGATTTAGTTGCATTAAGAACTAAAATAATCAGAGACTAACATAAGATAAAACCCATATTTGATCCTCATCTCGCAAATCCAAATTGCCCAGAACCCAAAAGACTAGGCAAGCCTAAAACTGAATGTTAACATCTACTACTAAAAACTGCATGGAAGTTTGAACCACTCAGAATCAGCATATTGACATATGTTATGCAATGGAAACTCATCAAAGAACATCACAAAAGTCAAATATATCAAAAAACGCAAAGCACTTAGAATAATAAACGAACCTCTTTTTGAAGCCGAACAGAATTCTTAGACTTCTCCGTAAGTTGTGCCCTCAATGCTCGAAGCTCGTGTTCCATGTCCATTACCTACAAGTCGATGATCAATCCTTCAAGATATTCTTACACGTAAAGATTATTAACAGAGCCAGAAAAGGGTGTACAGTAATCATGTACAAGAAGTATTAAATAGTAAATTaaacgtaaaaacaaaaaataaagaaacaagCGAGAGTCACTAAGTCCAAACATTATgcagaagtggtttcattattaaaaagaaaagtagTCTCTAAAAACTTGCTCTCATGTAATccatgaataaaaataaaaaatgttcagtagtttttttattatttatttattatataagaAAAACTTACTAAGGGAAAACACAAGAAATACAGGAAGCATGGAAAAATGGTCCATGAAACACTTAAAGCAAACAGAAGAAACACAAGAACCCAATGAAAAAACCTAAACCAATATGCGTACAAGGAATTATCGGGAAGTTGTCAATACTCAGTTATTCAAAAACTTCAGAATAAAATCAACCGAGTGCAATCCCAATCCCAACCTATAGAGTACTACAGCTTTCCAGTGTAAAACAATTCATGAAGGGAACTATCCTTAAATAATGTGGACAGTAAAGCCCAGGCCCCAGAGTGAGAACCAAACTCTGAAACACATTAAACAGCTTAGCTTTAAAACCGAAGGAGAATGCCTGACACACAAGACCAACAATGCTCTCTGCCATAAAATCCATACAAGGAAATAATACTTCCATCTAAACCGAAGCAAACACTGTGCAAATAACTCCCTAATATCCTAGGCATAGGAGAAGACAGGGCAGTAAAAACGGAATGGACTTTGGGTAATTTCCTCAAATCtaaattacaacaacaacaacaaagccttatcccactaagtggggtcggctgtatgaatcctagaacgccactgcactcggttttgtgccatgtcttccgttagatccaagtagtccaagtcttttcttggagtctctttccaagtcttcctaggtctttctctacccctttggccctatGCCTCTATCTCCTCAAATCTACATCAatcaaaaaaatcatttttttactttttttttttttttttttttttaattttttaaaattttttttatagttttacgGATTGTGGGTTGTCAAAACTTAAAAGAAGCAGCAAAGATTTCCACCTCCAGAATAACAATTATACCTTTCCGCAGGTAAACTTCCTTATTTAGATTAGAAAACACCACTGAGAGACTAAGTGCCATGCTTCCACTGGGCCTTCCTTAGGAAAAATAATTACTCAAGCCTAGTAAATATCAACAGGATAACTGAGCCTCATGGCATCTATAAAACTCAGAAGCTTTTTCCTAAcctttaaaacatttttttacacTCCCCTGCATCATGTACATTTGCattcaaaaattgcaaaaatacCAAGTATGTACGACTTTCAATCTGTCAAAATCAGAACATAAAAAGGATCCCATAAATACAATTGACCATCCGGAACAAGTAAGAACAGTATCAACCTATATGTCCTTTAATGTACAGATAATTGACCAGAAATGGTACCGATACAATTAATCATTATATAGTTAcaacttaaaataaataaacagaacTTAGAACTAAGAACCTTTAGACCAAAGAGAAAGACATTCTGAATGAAAATGCAAAGAAAGCAACTTGTGAGCACCaaatgttttgaattctttttaaaAACTCTTTACAATAAAGCAGAAAGGAAGAATGAATAATTACGTAAACCACACAACCTCATGAAAATAACCAACACTATACTTGCATTTAAAATTGTAAACAAAATCAATACGAATGATCTAAAAGTCACCTTGCTTGGCTGATGCAGCATTTTGATTCGTCTAGCCTCTTGAACCTCTTTCATCAATTCTTCTAAGTCCTAAATAGCATACAAAAATTGCTCATGTCCAAGATAAATTATATACTAGTCACCAGACATAATGCACTAAAACTACTCACATGTTTCAACATAAAATAGCAAATAGAACATGAAATGAAAGATGCAATTATGTCCATAAATGTCATTCTTATGTCAAGAAAAGTGATAACAATCAATGAAGCATTGATGTATTTAATGCCAACAAGGTTCTAAATATCTCCAAACCACCACCAACCCCCCCcgccccccaaaaaaaaaattcagtaaaAAGCACACATAGCCACTTGATTAGAGGGGAGGGTGGAAAACTAAAGGTAAGAAGGAAATTACGCCAATTTCTGTAATAGACAACATTGACCAAATCCATGAGTTCCAAGGCTTGTTACTTTATTAAATTAGAGGTGTATACGAATAAGGGCATTTAATGCTTCTTTCCAGGAATGAAAACTCCCATAAACTTCTCTTATTCTCTTCTCATCAATCTTCACTCTCTTTCACACGTAGCACAAACCTGCTTTCCTGAAGCTCGCGACATTTGTTCTTGTTCCTGAAGGGCTTTTTCCACCCTCTGTACTGCCGCTCtggcattttcaatttcagcaCGAGCAAAAGCTCTCTCCTCATCAACAAGCTTTTTAGCATCTTCTGAAGCCTGCAAAGGGATAAAGAGACTCAAAATGGAAAATCATTTAAGTAATTAGACAAACAAATGAGAAATGTTTAAAGACCAATTGTTGTGTGGTATATAGCTAAATGATTGATGAGTAATTTATAGCAACAATAAAAGTGAAACATATCGAACTCTTGACCTCCCTTACAGACATGAGTGTTGGTGGAGGTATGCAACAATGCACCGGTCCATTTATAGAATTGGAGTAGAAAACCGGATAAGCAGTCCCCACAACCTCAATATATGGACCACAAAATTACTTGCGACTCAAAAAGAGATTTTGGAAGTCCTAGAAACTTCTAGTCACCTATTTGATAAAAATGTAAATTCATGTGTAGGAATTCATGAATTCTTTAGATATCATGTGCTAATAGAGGTCTAGCTTTAACCTGATGACTCATACCGAAAACCAATTTGACTGTAGAGTTTAAAAAGTTCGAAAATAGCAAACATATAAGACCCATCCTTCTTTAAAAATGGACTCATCAATGCACCTTGGTCCATGTGATACAAGATGCATCACCATGGCACAGGACCCCACATTTTTTGAATTTCTAAAGTtgccaaatctggaaaaatACAGAAAGCAGCAACTAGACCTCTTCTTCCTTTGTTTGTATCAGACTGCATCAGATATGTACAATGTACTCCCAAGTCTCAAACATTAACACAGGAGAATTTACCACACAAGTTGGATCAATATTTACCAAATTCCTACATCTTTTTAATGACTAAGACATGTAAGGACAAATATTAACTTCCAAAAGAATTGTCCTATAAAATCCACAAGCTGGACAACTGATTTGAGTGACTTATCATTTAACTTATATCAACCATTACCTTCTTAAGAAAATTTGCTAGCTTCTTCACCTCTGCTTTTTCTTGTATTAACTCCCCTTCTCTTTGAGTCAACTGAACTGCTAAGGCCTCAACCTGAGAGAAGCAATCATAACTTCTTAGTCGGTATTTGCTTTTTTTAAAGACAGCAGAAATAATAACTATATGAAAGAAAAGCAAAACAGTGGGGCAAATGAATCATTATTGAGAGGAATAAACATACTCAGAAATGGAAAATAAAAGTCTATCATGAGAAAACATGGTTGGAAAAGTTGAATTCCATAAGACAACAAGCCCGAAGGTATTAAAgtccaaaaaataaattgataaCCCTTTAATAAAATAGATTAATATCGTTCCATATGGAATCATTTGATTCGACCGGTaataatgtaatttgattataaataaGTTAAATTCTAGGGATTTGAATGCATTGGCAGCATCTTGGATAGAGAGGCGAAACTAAAAGGTGGGAGGGAAATTATACCAATTTCTGCAATACACAACGTTGATAGCATCCATTAGTTCCAAGCATATTAGACTATTAGTTTATTATATTAGTGGGGTATACGAATAATGGCATCAAATGCTTCTTTCTAGGGATGTAAACTCCCATAAATCTTCTCTCGTATCTTCGCTCGCTTTTTAGTTTTTCCCCACACCCTCTCCCCCTCACTCATAATGTGGATAAGCCTTCACATTTAGTTACATatttgtcttctttttcttgttattataaaaattataatgacGTCTTATTACATTTTATATCAggaattcaaaaataaaaaaggaacatGTTCCTGTACACATACTGCAGGAGTTAATATAGAGGTTTTAAACTTGTCCAGACCCAAGCCCAACCCCCACCAGTTATTTCCAACCCTtcccccctccccctcccccctcCACCCCCccccttcaaaaaaaaaaaaaaaaaaaataaacctgACAATAGTTGGGTCTAAATGCTTAACCAAATATTACTTGCATCAGGTATGCCCACTGTTTCAATCTATCACTTGCATCAGGTAGTTCCGGATAATTTCATTCAAACAGGAACATTCAGAAATCCCAAAAATAACATGTAACACAACTGTGATATGAAATGTTTGAAAAGTTGAAAGATCCATGGTAAAAGTTGGCCTTTGCTTtgcttttccaacaaaattttgaGATTCGCTAAGTTCACATGAAATCGATTGGTGTTCCTTTAAGACAAAGTCGGAAAAGATGAAACAAGGTCACTTGGTAGTGCATGTCATGAAGGTCAAGATGGGGAAAACTTGAAATGGCTTACACGTTTTTAATTTAAGGAGATTCTTTTACCCTTGAAATTGCAATGTCGTAGATTTTTAACATGGTTTTTGTACAAACAGACACTATCCTATACTTTTGCAACCAAGAAGTCCAGCCAAAAAGTCAATACAACATTTGGTACCCAGGTTCATAAGTTTTACATTATAACAGCAATAATTGCCCAACGAACAGTGTGACAAGTGGAACAAGTTTTCTGAAAGGAACAATTCAgagtaattaaaaaaagaaaaggaagaaaaatgaaCTAACCATTGAAATAGCATCCACTACATCATCCTTGTTTCTACCAGCCACACGTCCTTTTAGTGATTCTAGTGCATCCCGAAGCTTCTTCAAAAGGACATGTttttccaaagaagctgcctcCCTGAGTCTAGCCTGTATTCAATAACTGAATTTGTTTAGAATTTCACAATCATCCACTTTATTTGGATGTTAATGCTTAAATTTTTCAAAACAGGAACAAAAGAAGCACTGCCTACAATCATTTCCTAACACTAATTTTTCCAaattattttaactgaaaaaaaaattagaatgagATTAACTACAGTCTACAGTGAAATAAACATACTAAGCATTCAAAATCAGATTTCCATCATAAACGAAAAAATAATACACTATTAACAATTCAGTCAGAAACGATAATAACTTTCTACCAAAGAACCAATAATTTTGAAAGCATTTAACCTCTTCAGACAACTTAGCAGCAGCAGCCAACCCTTTCTCAAATTTACTGGCAAGGTCTCGGACGGAAAGGCGATTCTGCTGTTCCAACAATTGTGCTGTCTCACGGGCTACAACTTCCTTCATCGACAGTACCTTTCGGTCATCCTTTCCCTCTACAATCTGATTGTTAGCTCCAATTCTGTAATTAGGAAACCGACTTGAAGCAAAAACCACATCAGCAGACACCGCCGGAACAGCATCCTTTTGCATTGTGTCCCCAAAATCTCGGCCTACCCTCGTCATTTCTCCAGACCAATTACTGTGTCAACCACCAAAAGCTACACATTAACATTTACACACTGAAATTGTAAAAACAATGTCTTTGCCTACCTAAAACCAAGTGTGGATCAGAACCCATCTACCTACACCACCTAATTCAAGTAATCAGTTTCTAAATAATGCATTCAGTTGCTCAGAAAAtgtagaagaaaaacaaaacccttAGCTGATCACAACCCAGAACCAAAAAgtaaaatatataagaaatatCTATCTATTTATTTGAAACCAGAAGCATCCAAAACAAGATAAAGGGATGAGCAAAGACAGAAAACAAAACATTCCTGATTTACCCAATTGAGCAACGTGCCTGGAGAAAGACAATCCAGCTGAAACCCTAGCGAACCCTTTAATTACTGGTTGTGGGTTTTGGTTTGTTAAAAAGAATGAAGATAAAGAGGGAAACTTGGACTTACAGAGGATGAAGCTTTAATGGGATAAATAATGGGAAGGAGCCACTTTGAGAGATTCTTGGATCAGAATTCAGAATCAGATGCAGGTTTGGCTCCTGCTCTGGTTATCCAAATTGAAAATCTacaaaaacagagagagagagagtgaatagAAAGGATGGGGCCTACTTTTGTTGCTTTTTTGAAAAGCAAACGAAGAAAAGAGACGGCCGTCCCCTGtttgctttctttttattttattttttcccaCTAAAATAATGGGAAATATATACGGCTTTTTTGAACCGGCTTCCCGTCTTTTTTCAAAATACAATAGTGTTCTCATCTGTTTTTACATCCATCACCTACCAATGCACTTCTATTTTTAATAAAAGATGACAACAGATCATAAATCATGGTTATCTATTTTTTTCAGACCTGAATATGTTATCGGGAATTTCATCTTGGTCGTTATCATAGCCAAGCAGACTTATCAACTTAGAGCATCAAACTCAGGATCTTccacattttttgtttattagggAGCCGCAGTTTGCGCTCTTATCACTATGCCACTTATTGTGCTTCCTacccaaggtctaaaatatcgatgatatcagaaatatcggtagtctaaaaacacgaaaatttcgatggaaatatcgggatattatcgatatcgataaaaattgaataaaaaccacggaaattgtaagaaaaacttggaaatttttattgaaactttgcaggatgtttatttagtcaattatctattagtttatcataaaaaatttgaaggaaatgcattgcatgatgaatttaactgatttaagttgattatatagcaagttggcaaacattgtgagtgtagaaaatatgtagtaattaattaaagaagtttaaacacaccataatcatttatatataatgaattagtacaatattttacactttatacattgcatggtaagatacatgagtgacttagtaccacatagagttcctataaggttcaaaattttcactatcttcatcatctctatgtgtaaaGTAAgtatattgtgaagagtagtcatcaaatgataaatccccaaaatagttttgcatgcaattgttaacatgccatcCATATGGATTCGAGATTAGTTGacgttgtccataagcaaaatcatttgaagattgagtcttgGATTCTTTCCATAAGTCGCTCGATttcatcccaacaggaatgggatatgaagggtagggaaatggttggttatgagtataatcatagttactacttctcactccaacagagtccgaagttatagataacgagtcatcttcttgacttgacaaagtccccttgcctctttctctatgAGTATAGTCCTttcctatggcaccaattcttggtcctgcccgcctactgccatggtcctcatcc encodes the following:
- the LOC126615788 gene encoding stomatal closure-related actin-binding protein 1 isoform X2, whose product is MTRVGRDFGDTMQKDAVPAVSADVVFASSRFPNYRIGANNQIVEGKDDRKVLSMKEVVARETAQLLEQQNRLSVRDLASKFEKGLAAAAKLSEEARLREAASLEKHVLLKKLRDALESLKGRVAGRNKDDVVDAISMVEALAVQLTQREGELIQEKAEVKKLANFLKKASEDAKKLVDEERAFARAEIENARAAVQRVEKALQEQEQMSRASGKQDLEELMKEVQEARRIKMLHQPSKVMDMEHELRALRAQLTEKSKNSVRLQKELAMSKRGLEKISELFELDGPEVLGSYLRIQPCSGDAPELCKCLIQWYRVSSQGGKKESISGAIKSVYAPEPFDVGRVLQVDIIYEGQRLTLTTAGPIDPAAGLGSYVEALVRKHDIEFNVCYVIQIFSQNYWFVHRIISSANVRDKSSGSYYPDEWGQSSFGIYSCISCWKNED
- the LOC126615788 gene encoding stomatal closure-related actin-binding protein 1 isoform X1, whose protein sequence is MTRVGRDFGDTMQKDAVPAVSADVVFASSRFPNYRIGANNQIVEGKDDRKVLSMKEVVARETAQLLEQQNRLSVRDLASKFEKGLAAAAKLSEEARLREAASLEKHVLLKKLRDALESLKGRVAGRNKDDVVDAISMVEALAVQLTQREGELIQEKAEVKKLANFLKKASEDAKKLVDEERAFARAEIENARAAVQRVEKALQEQEQMSRASGKQDLEELMKEVQEARRIKMLHQPSKVMDMEHELRALRAQLTEKSKNSVRLQKELAMSKRGLEKISELFELDGPEVLGSYLRIQPCSGDAPELCKCLIQWYRVSSQGGKKESISGAIKSVYAPEPFDVGRVLQVDIIYEGQRLTLTTAGPIDPAAGLGSYVEALVRKHDIEFNVVITQMNGVNHPSESIHVFHVGKMRIKLCKGKTTIAKEYFSPSMQLCGVRGGGNAAAQALFWQAKQGLSYVLAFESERERNAAIMLARRFAFDCNIMLAGPDDRTPLGT